ATCATGAACGAGCACGAGTTCTTCCCTGGCCAGTACGTTGTCGATAACCACAGTGCCACCACTACCACCAATGATGGCACTGCCCAACGCTTGGGTGTCGTTAGAAGCCTGAATTGCAAGGACCAGACGGTGCATGTGTCTTGGTTCAAGGCGGCGTCAGGCGTCGAGGAGGCCAGAGAGGACGAGTGCGACGATACCGTGAGTGCATATGATCTCGGCAGAGACTATGACCACCGTGCTTTCTACGGTGATGTTGTCGTCCGCCTTCTGTCTCCGGGACTAACTGGCAGTGGATGTGCAACTCCAGTGCAACAACCACTGGCTCGAGGTCACAAGAACATAGCCGTGACGTCTGATCTTTCATGGGTTGGGCGTGTTGTTGGCCTTCCAGATGGTCAAGTCCAAGTCAAATGGGGTGACGGTAGCATGTCAACGGTATGTACGTAGACGGCCATGCAAATATTTCAGTACGGACCACTACTCGCAAGACATAACTGCTTCGATGTATATTTCGTTGATCAGGTGTTGCCGCATGAGATCACAGTCGTCAATGATGAGATCTACACAGAACTGCAGGCTGAAATGGGCGACTGGTTGGAGGACAACGGCGCCGATGATGCACCTGGAGAACTGGGTGCTGTCAATACTGTTACTATATCAAACATATTTATAGTGCGCTCTCCTTAAATTTGCACTTATTATGTCTGAACTAATAGATGTTGCTCGTAAATTTGATTTTAGGACAACTACCATCCTAACCCAGTAGAGGATGGCAACATGGAAGGCCCTGGTGATCTTTCAAATGCATTCGGGCGTGCTACGACTTGGTCGTGGGGCTTGGGTGCTGCCGTCCGATTTGTCACCCGACTGGCAGCCGAAACGTTGGCTCAAGGCAAGAGCTATTTAGCAAAGTGGTGGCCGCCATCAACAGGGCCGGTCCTAAGATTTTAGGGGCCCGGGGCAAAGCTTAAGCTCGGGGCCCCTTAGAGCATGTCACCAAAACCGATTTCCTGGCCATTCCCCCCGCTTTCATTTGATCCCAAGATTAAATCTCACAGAAATTACAGACGAGGATGAAAAATTTGAAGCGCTGCCAAATCCAGCGCCCTCCAGAAAATCACGGACCGGTTTCTTTTCATTGATGAGCGCTTGCATCTGCTCTTGCAGAGAACAAACACTATCCAATCTAATCGGAAAAGTATCTATACATTGCAATTAGCACCGGAGGTAGAGACTTTTAGACAGATGTTGTAACTGTTAATTTTTATGTATTTCCCGTAAGCATCGTACAAAGACCTATGTCTTGGACGTGCCCTTAGTAATTGGAAATTAGAGCAAATCTATAAAAATACCTCGATAAAATCTTATTGATTCACGTTCAACTAGTAATGACAAACCCTGATGAGATCTATCCCTAATACCTAATCGATCTATCATCAATTACCTATTTCAGCAATGAAAACTAAATATTGATTATCGTTCATATTTTTTAGTAATTACTATGGAAAAATCGCTAGGGCATGGGTACCTGCTCAAGAATCAGCTTCTAATCTCTTGGTGGAGGGACCAGTGATGGGCATCTTTGGCTGAAGCTGTTTGCAGCCGTATGCGCGATTGGCATCCCTCGTCGCCTGCCGGTCAACTGTTTCTCGCGGTCATGACGCCTAAAAGGAGGAGGAGACGACGATCAGGGCGAGGCTGCGGCGTGACCGGCGAAAGGGCAGCGAAGCATCCTGTGGCAGCCGCCGACATCTGCGAGATCATAACTGATGCGTCACTAGCCACGGAATCGATCCACGATCGCTCCTATCTCTTTTTTTGAGACAAACGATCGCTCCTATCTGCTTCGCAAGGCCTGGACATGCATTATAATCGTGTGTACCCATTAACTTGGGCCAAAATACACATTTTTCAGTCCACGCCACAGCAGGCCTACAACACACATATCCCTGGGTGGGGGCCCCTCCCTTtcgggggcccggggcggccgccccccCTGCCCCCCCATCGGGACCGGGCCTGGCCATCAATATCAGAGTCACCTGTGGCGGGTGAAAACGTCGAAGTGTCTATGCTTCTCTCCAGTAGTGGCGAAAGCCTTGCAATGTTATCTAGCATTGCTGCGGTGACAAGCATCGATGCAACCGCCGGTAGCCACGACTCTCCGGATGAGGGCAAGAAGGCCACAGATGCCACTGGTGATGGCGGCGATCCGTTTCGCTTGCCACGCTTTGATATAGTGCAGAGCCCATCAGATCATCATTACCTTGAAGCCATGAACCCACAGGTACACTGCTCATTACAAAAAACGGCATTTTCGAAGCGTGTTTGTATATATATGATATAGAGGTGCATAGTTGAACCACTGCAAAGATTTTATACAGATTCATATATGTAGTTAACCAATGTTCTTTTGGAAATGACCTGTAGGACGGCGGCAATGAAAAGACGTGGGTTAAGACCGTGCAGAAGGAATGGAAAATACTAATGAATGACTTACCAGGTACATTACCACCCAAACCCAgctagtacttcctccgtccaAAATTAGTTATAAGCTCAAACAGATGTATCTGACACTAAAaacgtctagatacatccgtttgagcATCATCTAATTTCAAACAAAAGGAGTAGTATGGAGCGCATGGAAGTACCGATGAACTTTTCACGTACATATGCAGACACCATCTATGTGTGTGCATTTAAAGATCGCATGGACCTGCTCAGGGCGGTGATTGTCGGGGCAAGTGGAACCCCGTACCAGGACGGGCTATTCTTTTTTGACTTGCAACTGCCGTTGTCCTACCCGGCCGCACCACCGCAAGTATACTACCACTCGTTTGGCCTCCGCCTCAACCCCAACCTATATGCCTCCGGCACCGTGTGCCTCAGCCTGCTCAACACTTTTGGTGGCGATGGCACCGAGGTCTGGTCCCGGGCGATGTCAACCCTCCTTCAAGTCCTCGTGTCCATCCAAGGCCTGGTCCTCAATAACCAGCCATACTACAATGAGGCAGGCTACGAAGACCTGGTTGGCACGCCGGAGGGCCGCCGCAACGCGCTGCCTTACAACGAGAAGGCATATCTGCTCACCCTACGGGCCatttttttttagcaaaagagggtttcccctccgatttccaTTATAGAAACCAGGCCGAAGCCACGAGCAGTCTAGAAGTCTTATAGTAAGAAGCGGAACATAGAGTAAAAGCGAAACCCACGCAGGGAGTGGCCAGGGACACAACCCCCCACCCCCGGGATATCCAGATCATAACAAGTTTCCATCACAAAAGGCTAAACGAAGGAGAAGACAAATATAAAGCAAAGCAGCAGCAAGCTCTTGAAATGTCGCGGCTTCCCTAATCCTTCAGCCGCGGAACCCCGAAGCGCCATCCTTGCGAAGCTTTGAAGATCTCACTTGCCACCTGCTCGATGAGTCTTGCCCCCAAAGTCAGCATTCTTTCCCCTGGGCCCTTTTTCTGCAAAATAGCCCAATCAGTAATCCAGCAGCATATTCGTTTAACGATCCCAATCGGGTCGTTTACCTTTTTCTTATCAAACACAATGTCATTGCGGCAATTCCAAATCGCCCAAAGCAGAGCAGAAGTGCCAATCAACACCAGTTTTTTTACTTTCTTTGTTAAAATTGTTTAGCCACCCCCCAAAACAGTCATCAATGTTTATGGGAGTTTTCTTAAAGTCAAATGAACATCTCACCAGATTCCAAATGATTCTGGCAACCGAACAAGAGAAGAAAAGATGATCAATGTTTTCCTCCTATCCACAAAACACACAATGTTTGTCCCCTTTCCACCCTCTTTTTAATAGGGTGTCTCTAGTAAGGATACTTTTTTTGCTTAGCAACCAAAGAAAGAACTTGATTTTTGCAGGTACTTTGACTTTCCACAGGAATTTGTATGGAAAACCCATGTCAGTACGGACTAGGTGTAGATATAGGGATTTTACAGTGAATATTCTGTTAGCATTGAGCATCCACATGGGCTTGTCTCTGCCCCCGTGCATCATTATGTCCTCACATCTTCTTTTAAGGCTATCCCACAGTCCCCCATAGCCTCCATCTATTTTTCTTCTGAAAGACATAGCATTCCACCCTTTTTCAATCACCCCTCTGACAGTAATTTCTCTGTCATTGCTAATCGCATACAATGAGGGGCATGCTTCTTTTAGTGGTTTGTCATCCACCCACCAATCTTCCCAGAATCTGGTATTTCTCCCATCCCCTAATTTTTTTAATGTGGGGGAAAACTAAATTCTTGATACTTATCAGGCTAGTCCAGAATTGCGAGTCCCCCTGTCTTTTTTTAATGCCCGACAAGCATTTGTTCTGGATATATTTAGATCTAATGATGTC
This sequence is a window from Aegilops tauschii subsp. strangulata cultivar AL8/78 chromosome 7, Aet v6.0, whole genome shotgun sequence. Protein-coding genes within it:
- the LOC109763680 gene encoding probable ubiquitin-conjugating enzyme E2 23, whose product is MGLAAEEAAVSTNVYWLDLVRFEPELGGFVDRGLVVPPNGMYNPDNRSVPASTFMIFSVDGAVRTGNAGGINLLDRSYRGPVQIVGGLSLGDYVVSGLWLGRVVEVSLDVDVLFDDGAVCRVTDAESKKLRSAEKQARRTPGSTRDSASPATRMPSSRPLGGFTATGNPAVSWAPRTRREARKKTELELPMSVSDTRTTVDVLWQDGTVQHGAPSTSVVPFEIMNEHEFFPGQYVVDNHSATTTTNDGTAQRLGVVRSLNCKDQTVHVSWFKAASGVEEAREDECDDTVSAYDLGRDYDHRAFYGDVVVRLLSPGLTGSGCATPVQQPLARGHKNIAVTSDLSWVGRVVGLPDGQVQVKWGDGSMSTVLPHEITVVNDEIYTELQAEMGDWLEDNGADDAPGELGAVNTVTISNIFIDNYHPNPVEDGNMEGPGDLSNAFGRATTWSWGLGAAVRFVTRLAAETLAQGKSYLAKWWPPSTGPSTPQQAYNTHIPGWGPLPFGGPGRPPPLPPHRDRAWPSISESPVAGENVEVSMLLSSSGESLAMLSSIAAVTSIDATAGSHDSPDEGKKATDATGDGGDPFRLPRFDIVQSPSDHHYLEAMNPQDGGNEKTWVKTVQKEWKILMNDLPDTIYVCAFKDRMDLLRAVIVGASGTPYQDGLFFFDLQLPLSYPAAPPQVYYHSFGLRLNPNLYASGTVCLSLLNTFGGDGTEVWSRAMSTLLQVLVSIQGLVLNNQPYYNEAGYEDLVGTPEGRRNALPYNEKAYLLTLRAIFF